A portion of the Punica granatum isolate Tunisia-2019 chromosome 7, ASM765513v2, whole genome shotgun sequence genome contains these proteins:
- the LOC116214555 gene encoding uncharacterized protein At4g26485-like yields the protein MDYSSNHCILLVGEGDFSFAACLARAFGSAPHIVATSLDSRVSLEWKYSRASINLKELEDRECTVLHGVNAHTMSTHPSLVLKSFDRIVYNFPHAGFFNKEDDPLQIKAHQELVEGFLKSASSILSYNGQVHITHKTAYPFSAWDIVGLAKKVGLYLLDKDKFMPRRYPGYVNKRGDGPRCDESFPIGSCSTYKFIKL from the exons GTGACTTCTCCTTTGCAGCCTGCTTAGCTCGAGCTTTCGGCTCTGCTCCTCACATTGTCGCCACTTCCCTAGATTCCCGAG TGAGCTTGGAGTGGAAGTATTCGAGAGCCAGCATCAACTTAAAAGAGCTTGAGGATCGGGAATGTACAGTTCTGCATGGAGTGAATGCCCACACAATGAGCACACACCCGAGCCTCGTACTTAAGTCTTTCGACCGTATCGTATATAATTTCCCCCATGCAGGTTTCTTCAACAAAGAGGATGACCCACTACAGATTAA GGCTCACCAGGAACTCGTTGAAGGGTTCCTCAAGAGTGCAAGCTCGATACTGAGTTACAATGGGCAAGTTCATATTACCCACAAGACAGCCTATCCTTTCAGCGCATGGGACATAGTCGGTCTGGCCAAGAAAGTTGGGTTGTACTTGCTCGATAAAGACAAGTTTATGCCCAGGAGGTACCCGGGGTATGTCAATAAGAGAGGAGATGGTCCTCGATGTGATGAAAGTTTCCCCATTGGGTCGTGCAGTACGTATAAGTTCATCAAACTTTGA